DNA sequence from the Brachybacterium avium genome:
TGCACAGGTGGCCTGGGTGACCGATCCGATGCACGGCAACACCATCACCTCCTCCAACGGGTACAAGACCCGTCGCTTCGAGGACATCCTCGACGAGGTGGTCGGATTCTTCGAGGTGCACCAGGGGCTGGGGACGGTCCCGGCCGGTCTGCACATGGAGCTCACCGGTGACGACGTCACCGAGGTCCTCGGCGGCAGCGGCGAGATCGATGAGGAGGGGCTCACCCGTCGCTACGAGACCCTCGTGGATCCCCGGCTGAACCATCAGCAGTCGCTCGAGCTGGCCTTCCTGGTCGCGGAGATGCTCTCGCGTCGCTGAGAGGGTGCGCAGCGGACGCCGTCGTCGCCCCGACCGGGAGGCGACGGCGTCCTTGTGCAGGACGGGCCGGTCCCGACTGAGCGAAGGTCCCTGTGTGCGCGCGCACTGGCGGGTATCAGAAGACCTTCAGGGTGATGGTCGAGCCCTTCTCGAGCTCCGATCCGGCGGCGGCCGACTGCTCGTAGACCAGCCCGAAGGCCGGTTCTCCCTTGTCGTGCACGACCTCGACCGTGAAGCCGGCACCTTCGAGCGTGGCCTTCGCGTCCGCCTCGGGTGCGCGGAACACGTCCGGCACCGTCACCATCTCCGGGCCGAGGGAGGTGACCAGGTGGACGGTGTCGCCGCGGAACAGCGTTCCGGAGGCGGGGGACTGGGAGATGACCGCGCCGCGGGGCACGCTGCCGGAATGCGCCTGCGCGCTGGTGACCGAGAAGCCGGCGTCCTCGAGGGCGGCACGGGCGCTCTCCCCGCTGCGGCCGGTCTGATCGGGGACCGTGAGGGGCTGGCGCCCCTGGGAGAGGACGATGTGCACCTCGCCGCCTGCGGGGAGCGCATCGGCGGAGGCGGACTGGGAGACGACCTCGCCCTCGGGGACGGTCTCCGAGTGCACCGGATCGTCCTCCACCAGCTCCAGCCCGAGCGCCTCGACCTCGGTGCGGGCGTCCTCGAGGCCGTGGCCGACCACCTGGGGGACCGGGAAGGTCTGCTCCCCCTTGGAGACGACCACGTGGATGTCGGCACCCTTCTTGACGGTGCTCCCGGTAGAGGGGGAGGCGGAGATGACGTGCCCGGCGGGCACGGAGTCGTCGAACTGCTCAGCGGTGCTGACGGACAGGCCGGCCGCCGTGAGTGCGCCCTCGGCGTCGGCCAGCGGGGTCCCGACCACCAGCGGGACGGTCCGATCTGCGCCCGGTCCGGTGTTCAGGTACCAGTCGCCGCCTGCCCAGGCGCCGAACGCGAGCGCGGCGATCAGGCTCAGCGCGGCGAGGATGGCCATCGGCCGTGAGCGCCGACGGGCCCCGTGGGGCAGATGGCGCCCGCGGGGCGTGCGCGGCGCGCGCAGCACCACGACCCGCCGAGCATCGTCGTCCTCAGCGTCCTCAGCGTCCTCAGCGTCCTCAGCGTCGCCAGTGTCCTCAGCGTCGCCGATCCCCGGCGCGGCGGCCGGCTGTGCGGAATCGTCCTCGGCCCGCGCTCGGTCGAGGGAGGTGGGGGAGGTGGAGGAGTCACCGTCGTCGCCCGCTTCCGGGTCGTCATCCCCGTTCGGGGCGAGCAGATCGGCGGGGAAGGTGCGCGGACCGTGATCGAGCGCGGAGGCGACCTCCTCGAGGGAGGTGGTCATCTGCGGGACATCGGAGGTGTCGGTCATCTCCCGCACCTGCGGCCGGGACGCGAGCACGCTGGTCGGCAGGGTCGCAGCGAGCTCCCGCACCGCACGCAGCAGGTCCGCTGCGGTGGCGGGGCGCTGCTCGACCTGCCGTGCGGCGGCCCAGGTGACCAGCGAGTCGAGCTCGCGGGGGATGCCGGTGACGAGGGACGAGGGTGCGGGGATGTCCTCGTGGACGTGCTGGAACGCGATATGGACCGGCTGCTCGCCCAGGAAGGGCTGACGGCCCGTGAGCATCTCGAACAGCACGATCCCGAGGGAGTACAGATCGCTGCGCTCGTCGGCGTGCCCGCGGGTGACCACCTCCGGGCTGATGTAGGCGACCGTCCCCAGCAGTGCCGCGCTGGCCGAGGAGTTGTTCGAACCGGTGGCGCGGGCCAGCCCGAAGTCGGCGACCTTCACCAGATCGTCGTGGTCGATGAGGATGTTCTCGGGCTTGATATCGCGATGGACGATGCCGGCCTCGTGCGCGGCCACCAGCGCCTGCAGCACCTGGATCGTGATCTCGAGGCTCTCGCGGAGGGCGAGCCGCTCCTGGGCGACGAGGCGGGCCCGGAGGGTCTCGCCCTCGACCAGCTCCATCGCGAGATAGATGCGATCCTCGTCCTCGCCCTGGTCGAACACGCCGACCACGTTGCGGTGGGCCAGGCGAGCGGCCGCTCGCGCCTCCCGTCCGAACCGTCGGCGGAAGTCCTCGTCCATCGCCAGATGGGGGTGCATGATCTTCAGCGCGACCACGCGGTCGAGCCGTTCATCGTGACCGCGATGAACGGTCGCCATTCCGCCGCGCGCGATGAGCTCCTCGACCCGGTAACGGTCGTCGAGGAGCTGGCTGATGCCGGGGGAAGTCGACGTCGCCGAACTCACGTGGCCAATCTAGGTCGCCGACCGCCCGGGAACCGGCACCGACACACTGAGCGCCGCAGTGCGAATGCGCTCACGTTCGGCTCGGAGGCGGCCGGAGGTGCGGGCGGGAGCGTCGACGTG
Encoded proteins:
- the pknB gene encoding Stk1 family PASTA domain-containing Ser/Thr kinase, which encodes MSSATSTSPGISQLLDDRYRVEELIARGGMATVHRGHDERLDRVVALKIMHPHLAMDEDFRRRFGREARAAARLAHRNVVGVFDQGEDEDRIYLAMELVEGETLRARLVAQERLALRESLEITIQVLQALVAAHEAGIVHRDIKPENILIDHDDLVKVADFGLARATGSNNSSASAALLGTVAYISPEVVTRGHADERSDLYSLGIVLFEMLTGRQPFLGEQPVHIAFQHVHEDIPAPSSLVTGIPRELDSLVTWAAARQVEQRPATAADLLRAVRELAATLPTSVLASRPQVREMTDTSDVPQMTTSLEEVASALDHGPRTFPADLLAPNGDDDPEAGDDGDSSTSPTSLDRARAEDDSAQPAAAPGIGDAEDTGDAEDAEDAEDAEDDDARRVVVLRAPRTPRGRHLPHGARRRSRPMAILAALSLIAALAFGAWAGGDWYLNTGPGADRTVPLVVGTPLADAEGALTAAGLSVSTAEQFDDSVPAGHVISASPSTGSTVKKGADIHVVVSKGEQTFPVPQVVGHGLEDARTEVEALGLELVEDDPVHSETVPEGEVVSQSASADALPAGGEVHIVLSQGRQPLTVPDQTGRSGESARAALEDAGFSVTSAQAHSGSVPRGAVISQSPASGTLFRGDTVHLVTSLGPEMVTVPDVFRAPEADAKATLEGAGFTVEVVHDKGEPAFGLVYEQSAAAGSELEKGSTITLKVF